A region from the Vicia villosa cultivar HV-30 ecotype Madison, WI linkage group LG3, Vvil1.0, whole genome shotgun sequence genome encodes:
- the LOC131662321 gene encoding disease resistance protein RPM1-like, with product MAEIAVSLVIDQLLPLLTKEVKLLRGIHKEFADIKDELECIQAFLKDADKRASTAEGVKTWVKQVREAAFRIEDVIDEYMIQLKVEQQPRCVPIFQKIAHLLKTIIPRHQIPSEILAIKLSICEIKERSERYGFQRSLDQGSSSYRRSPSAKWHDPRLGALYIEESEFVGFEEPRKRLIDWMVKGRGERTVVSVVGMGGQGKTTLAKKVFDSQDVVRHFDCRVWITVSQSYNAEDLLREMLKKFCKEKGDNTHRDISQMDRASLTEEGDNAPRDISQMDRASLTDEVRKYLQQKRYVVMFDDVWDVHFWDDIEFAAIDNKRGSRIFITTRNLDVVMSCKKSSFVELLELQALTHEQSLELFNKKAFQFDSHGRCPEELSDIANEIVQKCKGLPLAIVAIGGLLSTRDKNVAEWQRFRENLSFELKKDTHLIGIKEILGLSYDDLPYYLKPCLLYFGIYPEDYLVRSKRVIRQWIAEGFVKEESGKTLEEVAQGYLTELIHRSLVQVSSLRIDGKVKRCRVHDLIHDMILEKNEDLNFCKHVSDDGQSNLSGIVRRLLVTTELRAGLDDLNLHIERSHVRSLFFFKNDVSASTDSWIIPIKFRLLKVLDPEGMPYLHPFPEFGNLIHLKYLHLELRGVTELSKSIGMLQNLETLEVRVTGTVFSLVLPKEISKLRKLRHLIGDEMCFEELQNGIGEMTSLQTLRNAITIGFRVAEVIKGLGKLKQMRDLGLINVHPDDESILSSSINEMRHLEKLNVFSLHFGIHLNLISPPTMLQKVTLEGCLEKLPEWIPELQNLVVLSLRWSKLTKDPMQSLKSLQHLLILSLKGNAYIGVCLHFEDGGFQKLKELYVENLNNLRDIIINKGALPSLKKLQLRTLPELENLPKGILHLEKLEVLNIQHNRYDGERKTYTEDLSWITEQMPTVKINDYAT from the coding sequence ATGGCGGAAATCGCTGTGTCATTAGTTATTGACCAACTACTTCCACTCTTAACGAAAGAAGTCAAGCTGTTGAGAGGTATTCACAAGGAGTTTGCAGATATTAAAGATGAACTTGAATGTATTCAAGCATTCCTTAAGGATGCTGACAAAAGAGCTTCAACAGCTGAAGGAGTCAAAACATGGGTGAAGCAAGTCAGGGAAGCAGCTTTTCGCATTGAAGATGTCATTGATGAGTATATGATCCAGCTGAAGGTGGAACAACAACCTCGATGTGTACCTATATTCCAAAAGATTGCTCACTTACTCAAGACAATTATCCCTCGCCATCAAATACCGTCCGAGATTCTAGCCATTAAGTTATCTATTTGTGAGATCAAGGAAAGAAGCGAAAGATATGGCTTCCAACGTTCTCTTGATCAAGGATCAAGCAGTTACAGAAGAAGTCCGAGTGCCAAATGGCATGACCCTCGATTGGGTGCTCTTTACATTGAAGAATCTGAATTTGTGGGCTTTGAAGAGCCAAGGAAAAGATTGATTGATTGGATGGTAAAGGGAAGGGGTGAGCGCACTGTAGTTTCTGTGGTAGGAATGGGAGGGCAAGGAAAAACCACTCTTGCCAAGAAAGTTTTTGACAGCCAAGATGTCGTCAGACACTTTGATTGTCGTGTATGGATCACAGTATCTCAATCATATAATGCTGAAGACTTGTTGAGGGAGATGCTGAAAAAGTTTTGCAAAGAAAAAGGAGACAATACTCATAGGGATATTTCTCAAATGGATCGAGCGTCATTGACAGAAGAAGGAGACAATGCTCCTAGGGATATTTCTCAAATGGATCGAGCGTCGTTGACTGATGAAGTGCGAAAGTACTTGCAGCAAAAGAGGTATGTTGtcatgtttgatgatgtttgggATGTACATTTTTGGGATGATATTGAATTTGCTGCAATTGATAATAAAAGAGGAAGTAGGATATTTATCACAACAAGAAACCTAGATGTTGTGATGTCTTGTAAAAAATCTTCTTTTGTTGAATTGCTTGAGTTGCAAGCTTTAACTCATGAACAATCTTTGGAGTTGTTCAATAAGAAGGCATTCCAATTTGACAGTCATGGGCGTTGTCCAGAAGAGCTCAGTGATATAGCTAATGAAATTGTTCAAAAATGCAAGGGGTTACCACTAGCAATTGTTGCCATTGGTGGTCTTCTGTCTACAAGAGACAAAAATGTGGCTGAGTGGCAGAGATTTAGAGAAAACCTAAGTTTCGAGTTAAAGAAAGATACACATTTAATTGGGATAAAAGAAATTTTAGGTTTAAGTTATGATGATTTGCCTTATTATCTCAAGCCATGTTTGTTGTATTTTGGAATATATCCAGAAGATTATTTAGTTAGATCAAAGAGAGTGATTCGACAATGGATAGCTGAAGGGTTTGTGAAGGAGGAAAGTGGGAAGACTTTGGAAGAAGTCGCACAAGGGTATTTAACAGAGTTGATCCATAGAAGCTTGGTGCAAGTATCCTCGCTTAGAATTGATGGTAAGGTTAAGCGTTGTCGTGTTCATGATCTAATACACGATATGATCCTTGAAAAAAATGAGGATTTAAACTTTTGCAAGCATGTTAGTGATGATGGACAGTCAAACTTAAGTGGAATTGTACGACGCTTATTAGTGACTACCGAATTAAGAGCGGGTCTTGATGATTTAAATTTGCATATTGAAAGGTCGCATGTTCggtcattgtttttttttaaaaatgatgtaTCAGCTTCCACGGATTCTTGGATAATCCCTATAAAATTCAGGTTGTTGAAGGTTCTTGATCCTGAAGGTATGCCATATCTCCATCCGTTTCCTGAGTTTGGAAATTTGATCCATTTGAAGTATTTACACCTCGAATTAAGAGGGGTTACAGAACTTTCCAAATCCATTGGCATGCTCCAGAACCTAGAGACCTTAGAAGTAAGAGTTACAGGTACCGTATTTTCCCTTGTTTTGCCAAAAGAGATTAGCAAGCTTAGAAAGCTAAGACATCTTATCGGCGATGAGATGTGTTTTGAAGAACTACAGAATGGTATTGGAGAGATGACTTCTCTACAAACTCTACGAAATGCTATTACTATAGGGTTTAGAGTAGCAGAAGTAATTAAAGGGTTAGGAAAGCTGAAACAGATGAGGGATTTGGGATTGATTAATGTTCATCCAGACGATGAAAGCATACTATCTTCTTCAATCAATGAAATGCGGCACTTGGAGAAACTAAATGTTTTCTCATTACATTTTGGCATCCATCTGAATTTGATTTCTCCGCCAACTATGCTTCAAAAAGTTACACTAGAAGGGTGTTTAGAGAAGTTGCCAGAGTGGATTCCAGAGCTTCAAAATCTTGTTGTGTTGAGTTTGAGGTGGTCCAAATTGACTAAAGATCCAATGCAATCCCTAAAAAGTTTGCAGCACTTGTTGATCCTCTCTCTAAAGGGCAATGCTTATATAGGTGTATGTTTGCATTTTGAAGATGGAGGGTTTCAGAAACTAAAGGAGCTGTAtgttgaaaatttaaataatttgagagatattattATCAACAAAGGAGCACTTCCTTCTCTGAAAAAGCTTCAGTTACGCACACTCCCCGAACTTGAGAATTTACCGAAAGGAATCCTACACCTAGAGAAGCTTGAAGTTCTCAATATTCAACACAATAGATATGATGGTGAGCGGAAAACTTATACTGAGGATTTGAGTTGGATCACAGAGCAGATGCCCACTGTTAAAATCAATGATTATGCTACTTAA
- the LOC131656534 gene encoding disease resistance protein RPM1-like: MAELAVSLVVDHLLPLLTEEANLLRGIHKEFADIKDELESIQAFLKDADKRASTAEGDNSSEGVKTWVKQVRQAAFHIEDIIDDYMIQVGQQPPHSGCVALFHKLKSMISRHRIASEIRDVKSYIHGMNERSERYGFQRSLEQRSSSSREAQISKWHDPRLSALYMEESEVVGFEEPRKKLIDWMVNGRGERTVVSVVGMGGQGKTTLAKKVFDSKDVVGHFNCRVWITVSQSYNAEDLLRKILIKLCKEKGDNDPRDFSQMDRASLTDEVRNYLQQKRYVIVFDDVWSVHFWDDIELAVFDNKNGSRIVITTRNQKVVISCKKSSFIEILMLEPLTQEQSLELFNKKAFKFECDGCCPKELTGIAIEIVQKCNGLPLAIVAIGGLLSTREKTWFEWHKFRENLSLELKKDTNLIGIKEILGLSYDDLPYYLKSCLLYFGIYPEDYVVRSKRLIRQWIAEGFVKEEKGKTLDEVAEGYLIELIHRSLVQVSSLRIDGKVKFCRVHDLIREMILEKNEDLNFCKHIDDGQSPLSGIIRRLSIIAYERTNFDDLIPRNERSHVRSLLSFTNELSNFSFYRTIPKKYRLLKVLDYEYVRFSDVPNELGNLVHLKYLRLNYITVGNIPKSIGMLHNLETLEIWHRDTLMLPKEIGKLRKLRHLIGTIISLIEVKSGIGEMSSLQTLRCVDLDMDGAAEVIKELGKLKQVRELGLINVRREDVSLLSSSINDMQHLEKLIVGSYKNTDKLNDLDLISLSTTLRKLTLRGRLEKLPEWMIELQNIVELKLMYSRFTEDPIKSLKSLQNLLKLSIGIGSCVGLKLHFEDGWFQKLKELHVGYADEVRAVIIHKGALPSLKKLELLVLGRLKNIPTDIEHLENLEVLHIQSMELEPVETLSIEDMNWVMEHVPHVEFSLHHDQYASFRH, from the exons ATGGCAGAATTGGCTGTGTCTTTAGTTGTTGACCACCTACTTCCACTGTTAACAGAAGAAGCCAATCTGTTGAGAGGTATTCACAAGGAATTTGCAGATATAAAAGATGAACTTGAAAGCATTCAAGCATTCCTTAAGGATGCTGATAAAAGAGCTTCAACAGCTGAAGGAGACAACTCTAGTGAAGGAGTCAAAACTTGGGTGAAGCAAGTTAGGCAAGCAGCTTTTCACATTGAAGATATCATTGATGATTATATGATCCAGGTGGGACAGCAGCCTCCTCATTCTGGATGTGTAGCTTTGTTCCATAAGCTCAAAAGTATGATCTCTCGCCATCGAATAGCGTCTGAGATTCGAGACGTTAAGTCATATATTCATGGGATGAACGAAAGAAGTGAAAGATATGGCTTCCAACGTTCTTTGGAACAAAGATCAAGCAGTTCTAGAGAAGCTCAGATTTCCAAATGGCATGACCCTCGATTGTCTGCTCTTTACATGGAAGAATCTGAAGTTGTGGGCTTTGAAGAGCCAAGGAAAAAGTTGATTGATTGGATGGTAAATGGAAGGGGCGAGCGCACTGTAGTTTCCGTGGTAGGGATGGGAGGGCAAGGAAAAACCACTCTTGCCAAGAAAGTATTTGACAGCAAGGATGTCGTTGGCCACTTCAATTGTCGTGTATGGATCACAGTCTCTCAATCATATAATGCTGAAGACTTGTTGAGGAAGATCCTGATAAAGTTATGCAAAGAAAAAGGAGACAATGATCCTAGGGATTTTTCTCAAATGGATCGAGCATCATTGACCGATGAAGTGCGAAACTACTTGCAGCAAAAGAGGTATGTTATTGTGTTTGATGATGTTTGGAGTGTACATTTTTGGGATGATATTGAATTAGCTGTATTTGATAATAAAAATGGAAGTAGGATAGTTATCACAACTAGGAACCAAAAAGTTGTGATTTCTTGTAAAAAATCTTCTTTCATTGAGATTCTTATGTTGGAACCTTTAACTCAAGAACAATCTTTAGAGCTGTTCAATAAGAAGGCATTCAAATTTGAATGTGACGGGTGCTGTCCAAAAGAGCTCACTGGTATAGCCATTGAAATTGTTCAAAAGTGTAATGGCTTACCTCTAGCAATTGTGGCCATTGGTGGGCTTTTGTCTACAAGAGAGAAAACTTGGTTTGAGTGGCATAAATTTAGAGAAAACCTAAGTTTAGAgctaaagaaagatacaaatttgATAGGGATAAAAGAAATTCTTGGTTTAAGCTATGATGATTTACCTTATTATCTCAAGTCATGTTTGTTGTATTTTGGAATATATCCAGAAGATTATGTAGTTAGATCAAAGAGATTGATTCGGCAATGGATAGCTGAAGGGTTTGTGAAGGAGGAAAAGGGGAAGACTTTGGATGAAGTAGCAGAAGGATATTTAATAGAGTTGATTCATAGAAGCTTGGTGCAAGTATCCTCACTTAGAATTGATGGTAAGGTTAAATTTTGTCGTGTTCATGATCTAATACGCGAGATGATCCTTGAAAAAAATGAGGATTTAAATTTTTGCAAGCATATTGATGATGGACAATCACCTTTAAGTGGAATAATTCGACGCTTATCAATAATAGCCTACGAACGAACCAATTTTGATGATTTAATTCCGCGAAATGAAAGGTCGCATGTTCGGTCCTTATTAAGTTTTACAAATGAATTATCAAATTTCTCATTTTATAGGACAATCCCTAAAAAATATAGGTTGTTGAAGGTTCTTGATTATGAATATGTTCGGTTTTCTGATGTTCCTAATGAGTTGGGAAATTTGGTCCATTTGAAGTATTTAAGGCTGAACTATATTACAGTTGGTAATATTCCAAAATCCATTGGCATGCTCCATAACCTAGAGACCTTAGAAATATGGCATAGAGACACCCTTATGTTGCCAAAAGAGATTGGCAAGCTTAGAAAGCTAAGACATCTTATCGGCACAATTATTTCTTTGATTGAAGTAAAGAGTGGTATTGGAGAGATGTCATCCCTACAAACGCTACGTTGTGTTGATTTAGATATGGATGGAGCTGCAGAGGTAATTAAAGAGTTAGGAAAGCTGAAACAGGTCAGGGAATTGGGGTTGATTAATGTTCGTCGAGAAGATGTCAGCCTACTATCTTCTTCAATCAATGATATGCAACATTTGGAGAAACTAATTGTTGGATCATATAAGAATACAGATAAACTCaatgatttggatttgatttctttGTCAACTACGCTTCGAAAACTTACACTACGTGGAAGGCTAGAGAAGTTGCCAGAGTGGATGATAGAGCTTCAAAATATTGTTGAGTTGAAGTTGATGTACTCCCGTTTCACTGAAGATCCAATTAAATCCCTAAAAAGTTTGCAAAACTTGTTGAAGCTCTCTATAGGCATTGGTTCTTGTGTAGGGCTAAAGTTGCATTTTGAAGATGGATGGTTTCAGAAACTAAAGGAATTGCATGTTGGATATGCGGATGAAGTAAGAGCTGTTATCATCCACAAAGGTGCGCTTCCTTCTCTTAAAAAGCTCGAGTTACTAGTACTGGGCAGACTGAAGAATATACCTACTGACATTGAGCACTTGGAGAATCTAGAAGTTCTCCACATTCAAAGTATGGAACTTGAACCTGTGGAAACACTTTCTATTGAGGATATGAATTGGGTCATGGAGCATGTACCCCATGTAGAATTCAGCCTTCATCATGATCAGTATGCTTCCTTCAG GCATTGA